A genome region from Paramisgurnus dabryanus chromosome 12, PD_genome_1.1, whole genome shotgun sequence includes the following:
- the LOC135750056 gene encoding zona pellucida sperm-binding protein 3-like — protein MGLVAWESVGFLLLLAVELSVEQLSVLQKGQDSLSFQQQPPVLLSQLAQKPSRFEQQPPDFVPSQAQKPSRFQQQPPVFVPQQAFQSPQGAGSFQSQKPGFAPGMLDPASTQSKQLMQAPVAPLTWQFPHMPEEPRQPAVPFQLQLPSPPDSVAAQCAENFVHVEVKKDFYGNGHLADPSSFSLGGCAAVGEDPNSHVLIFQYELHTCGSSLTMTADELVYTFTLLYTPGALVGTPIVRGDAAAVAIHCHYPRLQNVSSDVLMPAAVPFAATIVSEEVLVFSLKLMTDDWMFERPVNQYFLGQFMNFEASVKQYNHVPLRVFIDGCVATAVPDVNSVPRYSFIENHGCLVDAKLTGSPSHFMHRVVTDKLQFQLEAFKFQQAGNGSVYITCALKAVLASTPTNSESKACSFANGWTSADESDDVCMCCDSICGSTRKGRAVSDSGLVSEGKATIGPIVISD, from the exons ATGGGGCTGGTAGCTTGGGAAAGTGTGGGATTTTTGCTGCTCCTAGCAGTAGAATTGTCAGTGGAACAGTTGTCAGTACTTCAGAAAGGCCAGGACTCATTAAGCTTTCAGCAACAGCCACCAGTTCTGTTATCTCAGCTAGCCCAGAAACCATCACGATTCGAGCAGCAGCCACCAGATTTTGTACCTTCGCAAGCTCAGAAACCATCACGATTCCAACAACAGCCACCAGTTTTTGTACCTCAGCAAGCTTTTCAAAGCCCTCAAGGAGCAGGTTCTTTTCAATCTCAAAAACCTGGATTTGCACCCGGAATGCTAGATCCTGCCAGTACTCAGTCCAAGCAGCTAATGCAGGCTCCTGTAGCACCTTTGACCTGGCAGTTTCCCCACATGCCAGAAGAGCCCCGACAGCCAGCAGTACCTTTTCAGCTACAGCTACCCAGTCCTCCTGATAGTGTAGCAGCACAATGTGCAGAGAACTTTGTGCATGTGGAGGTTAAAAAGGACTTCTATGGAAATGGTCACTTGGCAGATCCCTCATCCTTTAGCTTAGGAGGTTGTGCAGCTGTAGGGGAAGATCCTAATTCTCATGTGCTTATCTTTCAATACGAGCTCCACACATGTGGTAGTTCTTTGACG ATGACTGCTGATGAGTTGGTGTACACATTCACTCTACTCTACACTCCAGGGGCTTTAGTTGGAACTCCCATTGTGAGAGGTGATGCAGCTGCCGTTGCAATTCACTGTCACTATCCAAG GTTGCAGAATGTAAGCAGTGACGTGTTGATGCCTGCTGCAGTTCCTTTTGCTGCTACCATAGTTTCAGAGGAAGTGCTGGTGTTCTCCCTTAAGCTCATGACTG ATGATTGGATGTTTGAGAGGCCAGTCAACCAGTATTTTCTTGGCCAGTTCATGAACTTTGAAGCTTCTGTGAAGCAGTACAACCACGTTCCCCTGCGTGTATTCATTGATGGCTGTGTGGCTACTGCAGTCCCTGATGTGAACTCTGTTCCAAGATATTCCTTTATTGAGAACCATGG GTGCCTGGTTGATGCCAAGCTTACAGGCTCTCCTTCCCATTTCATGCACCGAGTTGTGACTGACAAGCTGCAGTTTCAGTTGGAGGCTTTCAAGTTCCAGCAAGCTGGTAACGGCTCG GTCTACATTACATGTGCGTTGAAGGCTGTCCTGGCTTCAACTCCTACAAATTCAGAAAGCAAAGCTTGCTCCTTTGCCAATGG ATGGACTTCTGCAGATGAAAGTGACGACGTTTGCATGTGCTGTGACTCCATATGTGGCTCGACTAGGAAAGGAAGAGCAGTATCTGATTCTG GCCTGGTTTCAGAAGGAAAGGCAACTATTGGCCCCATTGTGATCTCTGACTGA
- the LOC135750139 gene encoding zona pellucida sperm-binding protein 3-like produces the protein MGLVAWESVGFLLLLAVELSVEQLSVLQKGQDSLSFQQQPPVLLSQLAQKPSRFEQQPPDFVPSQAQKPSRFQQQPPVFVPQQAFQSPQGAGSFQPQKPGFAPGMLDPASTQSKQLMQAPVAPLTWQFPHMPEEPRQPAVPFQLQLPSPPDSVAAQCAENFVHVEVKKDFYGNGHLADPSSFSLGGCAAVGEDPNSHVLIFQYELHTCGSSLTMTADELVYTFTLLYTPGALVGTPIVRGDAAAVAIHCHYPRLQNVSSDVLMPAAVPFAATIVSEEVLVFSLKLMTDDWMFERPVNQYFLGQFMNFEASVKQYNHVPLRVFIDGCVATAVPDVNSVPRYSFIENHGCLVDAKLTGSPSHFMHRVVTDKLQFQLEAFKFQQAGNGSVYITCALKAVLASTPTNSESKACSFANGWTSADESDDVCMCCDSICGSTRKGRAVSDSGLVSEGKATIGPIVISD, from the exons ATGGGGCTGGTAGCTTGGGAAAGTGTGGGATTTTTGCTGCTCCTAGCAGTAGAATTGTCAGTGGAACAGTTGTCAGTACTTCAGAAAGGCCAGGACTCATTAAGCTTTCAGCAACAGCCACCAGTTCTGTTATCTCAGCTAGCCCAGAAACCATCACGATTCGAGCAGCAGCCACCAGATTTTGTACCTTCGCAAGCTCAGAAACCATCACGATTCCAACAACAGCCACCAGTTTTTGTACCTCAGCAAGCTTTTCAAAGCCCTCAAGGAGCAGGTTCTTTTCAGCCTCAAAAACCTGGATTTGCACCCGGAATGCTAGATCCTGCCAGTACTCAGTCCAAGCAGCTAATGCAGGCTCCTGTAGCACCTTTGACCTGGCAGTTTCCCCACATGCCAGAAGAGCCCCGACAGCCAGCAGTACCTTTTCAGCTACAGCTACCCAGTCCTCCTGATAGTGTAGCAGCACAATGTGCAGAGAACTTTGTGCATGTGGAGGTTAAAAAGGACTTCTATGGAAATGGTCACTTGGCAGATCCCTCATCCTTTAGCTTAGGAGGTTGTGCAGCTGTAGGGGAAGATCCTAATTCTCATGTGCTTATCTTTCAATACGAGCTCCACACATGTGGTAGTTCTTTGACG ATGACTGCTGATGAGTTGGTGTACACATTCACTCTACTCTACACTCCAGGGGCTTTAGTTGGAACTCCCATTGTGAGAGGTGATGCAGCTGCCGTTGCAATTCACTGTCACTATCCAAG GTTGCAGAATGTAAGCAGTGACGTGTTGATGCCTGCTGCAGTTCCTTTTGCTGCTACCATAGTTTCAGAGGAAGTGCTGGTGTTCTCCCTTAAGCTCATGACTG ATGATTGGATGTTTGAGAGGCCAGTCAACCAGTATTTTCTTGGCCAGTTCATGAACTTTGAAGCTTCTGTGAAGCAGTACAACCACGTTCCCCTGCGTGTATTCATTGATGGCTGTGTGGCTACTGCAGTCCCTGATGTGAACTCTGTTCCAAGATATTCCTTTATTGAGAACCATGG GTGCCTGGTTGATGCCAAGCTTACAGGCTCTCCTTCCCATTTCATGCACCGAGTTGTGACTGACAAGCTGCAGTTTCAGTTGGAGGCTTTCAAGTTCCAGCAAGCTGGTAACGGCTCG GTCTACATTACATGTGCGTTGAAGGCTGTCCTGGCTTCAACTCCTACAAATTCAGAAAGCAAAGCTTGCTCCTTTGCCAATGG ATGGACTTCTGCAGATGAAAGTGACGACGTTTGCATGTGCTGTGACTCCATATGTGGCTCGACTAGGAAAGGAAGAGCAGTATCTGATTCTG GCCTGGTTTCAGAAGGAAAGGCAACTATTGGCCCCATTGTGATCTCTGACTGA